DNA from Lineus longissimus chromosome 7, tnLinLong1.2, whole genome shotgun sequence:
ATGCTCTGATTCTAGGTGTATACTAACAAATGTGAATGATATTTAAACTGAAAGAAAACACAGGTTAATCAAGGCTGGTGTTAGTAGGAAATTGTTAAACACGATGGCAGATTCTTCGAAAGTGAATACTATTACACACAACTGAAAACACGATACAAAGGAAGGCTAAACAGTTATCATAGGCAAATTGGGAACACTAAAATCAAGGCGTGCATGATTTGATTTCAGTGTTCTCGCAAAGGGGACATTCTAGAACAGATTATAATACAGGTAGGTACAGTCACGACGAAGGATCAAGACTGATTCGGAAATTTCTGGATTATTTTTCAATGTTTATGTTTAACCACTCTGGATAGAAGTGCAGAAATGCATGTATGATTTTAGGTCAGGAACACCGCTATTATGGTCATTATTTGAAGAGAGTTGACAACTTTAAACAGACATTGACAAAAGGTACTCTTCTACTATAGACATGTTAGACCGCAAATTGGAAAAACCGAAACATTtttaaggacattttcaaaactcaagAGGTTCAAGGGTATACAGTACGATGTGATTAAATTGGGAGAAAACAGGGAACTCAGGGTTAAGTGAATGATAATTACAAGCTGAAACTGCCGTTGATCGTTCTGAAATATAAAGATATTAATTTTAGACGTTGTGTACATGCATCATGATGGTGCATGCACCTACAACAAATGTCGGTGTGCATCTGTCCCATTAGTTAAGAAACCATTCGAGCATGCAGCATGCAGTGTGTGGCCATGCCATTATACAGCAGGCGTAACGCTTTCGAGAGTTCCCGTTTCTTTGTGTTAACCTACATAATGAAGAGTTTTGTCAAATGCCCAGAAACGCCAAAGTGAAAGCGTATCCCTCCTGATAACGATGTCGAAAAATGGGATAGGCGTCCACGTTTTTCGTTGTCGCGCGCCTAACATGACGGAGCACCTAAATGTCGGTTTTTCGTACCAAAAAAAATCGGTGACCACGCTAAAAATGACGGTTGCATGCCCAGCAACACATTCTGTGCTCATTATGTCGTCATATATTCGTTGGAAATTGTGTTTAAACATGTATATGAACAGCTGGAATCCCGTTATTACACTGATATACAAGTCGCCAGGGTGTTTCGCAGAGATGGGGCAAGCACTCTACCTCTGATGGGAGACACCTCTGCCACCAGCACTAAATGCGTCATGTCCGTTTGGGGGCTTTAcgaaaaaaactccctaatgtttGAGAACTCAAAGCAGAAGACAAACTCATGACACTTTTCGGTTTCCCCTAAATAAAAAGTCAGCGTCTCTCTAGATGTCTACTATATCGAAGAACTGGAATATGGAgaacaaccaaaaacgttacaccggtgaATAACCTGGATACCGCAGAAGTAATACAATCGTCAGTATAAAAATAgatactttttcaaaaaggaactcttcttctttgtcttctATGTCTacgtcttcctcttcttcttcctcaataTCTGCTAACTCAGGCTCAAGCGCCTCTGTTTCTGGCTCTGACTAAGTGACAATGGTTCGATTCATTAGTGCCGGGCACCGGTGATATaacttacccccccccccgccgccgCCCCGAAAAGGCACTCGCTGCTGGTTATCCTGGTCGTAAGCTGACATCGTCTCAAGCACAGCAGTTTGAGCGAGCCGTTCAAAACTTTCCATTCTATCAGCGTTTCTAGACTGATATCCTCTAACTAAAATCACGTATGTCTCACCGCATGTCTAGTTCTTTCTATCAAGTGTTTCAAAGGAGTGAGATCGGCGCAAGGAGTTTTCCACGTAACTTACCTCATTGAACATAACTGCTGCAGACCGATCCTGGTCGAGGATATCTCGGGTACCTTTAAAGTCGCCTGCATTAACATTATTAAACAAGTCCGCCtagaaaatgaggaaaaaaagaCGATATTTCATAATGATTTGAATCATTATTTGGACAATATATACAGAGTGAGTCGTAGGTCATCGATGAATCATTTAGTTGTTGGTCAATATTCTTTTCAATTCAGCAGACTACTGtatccacatacatgtagtttattacCCATTGAATAATTCAGAAAGAGATTTCTAAATCAGACAGGTACATTTTCGCACTCTCTATAAGTTCGGCCTCTGTAAAAATCGCCATGGACAGGGTTGACATGCCAGGCCCATTGGTCCATAACCCAGAATTTACCTGATACATACCAATAGTGTGCACGAATTAGTTGTTTAGATTTTATGGAAGATTTGAGAGCTTATCTAGGTCTCCTATAAGAACTTGGCACCATAATTATTATCAAGAAATagcaaagactagtctttatcttATGAATTTTTGTTATCATTGATACAACACGGCGGTTACCTTAACATCACCAATGCCGCGCCCTTCCAATAAGTGCACGATATCACGGTATCCTTTCTCCATGGCAATGTCGACAGCTTCCTTTCTCATCTGGAAAAGGAGTGATACTATAAGATACAACATGTCGAGATTAGCATAACAACCCGGTATTGCTTTGGATAAATAGGGAGGAACCAATAACTTAGGCTATGACAAGCTTTTAGTACGAAGAAAGGTACATGAAAGAAGGTACATGaaataattattttcatttcacctATCCACATTGTGGAGGATGTGAATATGTCATGCGTAAAATCGATAGGGATACGCAATACGGGCGTGAATGTATGTTGATCTTGTCGATGCTCGTCCTAAGAAATACAGTAGCGATAGATTCAGTGTAATCTGAGCCTATAATATATTCAGTGTTATTCTGGATTAATTTACATTGGATAAGAGTTTAAAGCATTTGCAGTACCAAAGAGGCCAATTTTTGGCCGTACGTAAAAATATTCTTCCCGATTTTTATATAGGCGGATTACGAAATTTCTTTCGGTTTTAGCGATTTTCATTTATTCGTGCGGTCCTCGAAAAAATTAACACCTCAAAATATTTAAGGGTACAGTATCCCACATTTTACTTCTGACTTTATATCCTCCTTTAGAGAGTTACCGAACTAACGAACGAACTAACCTTATTGGGGATAGTTGCATCACATCCTTCACCCAACAGATACTCTACCAACAGATACAATTCGTTATCGTTGGGCAAGTCTTTGATGGCAAGGTGCATGGCGGTATCTTTATCCTGAAAAACCCAAACAAATCGATGACTCTTTAAAATTCAGTATGGGTATATTTTTCCATTATAACAGTTTGTATGAATAGAATAAGCTTTGTatgaaaggaaaataatgatgaaaagtTGACTCACGGGTCCAAAATTACCCCCAAAACGTCAGACCCCCAAACCAAGCGTCTTGGGGAAAAGTAATGAGCCGCTAGATGTCGTCAAAGCAAAATACCCGGCCAAATGCATTAACACTTTATAACTGGTGTGTACACCTCTGTCGAATACTGTTTAATCCCTCTCCCAGAGTCATCGTAATCTACGGTCATTACTTACTCCACCATTAATTCGTCTTCAAACAAAATAGGACACAACTTTTCTACAGGTGGTTACATTTGCTTTACTCACACCCGTTGAGTGTCTTCCACATGAATTAAGTAGTCTGATATCATTTTAAAGTGATAGAAAAACACCAGGTAAAGTATGATAGTCCTACAAACCATGTTCTGAGAGTTGATATTGGCATTGTGTTCAATCAGTAGATCTAACACAGcccctttgtcatgtttgtggcGATGTGTGATGACGTAATGAATGGGAGCCTGGCCAATCTGCAATAAAAGGTCAAATTAAGCAAGGATTCAGATCATAATCAAGATGGCAAcgatatatttttttacattgaAAAACCAAGAAGCTAAATGGTTGCCATTGGCCGAGTTGTATTTTCATTGAGTATACCTTCATTATCTATTTGCTCATGATTCACTCGGCAGCAGTTGATATATCGATAGGATAAAAAAATGTGCCGGACCTCGAGGGTTAACGTGTCCCGATTTTATTATCCACTccaatttgtgacccgctctaccaaaactaggcgcttgtcgcatctgaacttgacaggttgatacggacttgttgttcatttccctattgtagaccttttgtgaaatgtgaccaaatcagtttgtaatagatttcacaaaaggtctacaatagggaaatgaacaacaagtccgtatcaacctgtcgagttcagatgcgagaagcgcctagttttggtagagcgagtcacatttattCTGCACAGACATCTATAGACGTGCACGTGAGATCTATACAGTTACACTCACTTCTGTTTTCATATTGACGTCTCCACCAAGGCGGATGACCTTTCTGATGTCATCGACTGTCCCTCTTGTCACTGCAGTTATCAATGCCATCGGATCCTGCAAATATGAAAGAATGATAAATGATACTCATTAGGAAAACCAAGGAACCTTTCTTGACTAGATCTTAAGTGCAAGAGCTCAGACAGAAACGGTCGTTGGGCAATTGACCACAAAGGTAAAACTTCAAGAAAAGTCTACAAGGTCTTGTCGGATCGAAGAGGTAAATATTATCAAGGACCGCAAGCGAGTTATGATTTCCTTAATCATCTTAGTCATCTTTGTTGACTTTTGGTATCGTTATGACGTAATTTTTGAATCGTAACATCCCCGGGCAACGATGATACAATAGTGTACAGAAAATGCTTTGTAATTTGCATTCTAATTTGGCTCATCTGAATGCCCATAAAGGCATTGCATgtatattttttttaaacgtaTTACCAACAATTCATAAGAAATTAAAAAACTTAAGTTTaacaggtaacctcgaccctatgcACTGTCAATACCGAGCGCGCTGGTATTCCTTAGCTCGAGGTTGCCCATTTTTGTGAGaaacacgtgaccggacaccggacaccggaagccgaCGCCCCCTAATCTAGTTCATGGCGAGTAaaaatgccgtcaagtaccagtctctgtaatgagtgaatggaggagactggtgaaagagtctacgaTTCGACCAACATGGATTTTTCTAAGGTCAGAGATGTATGGCTTTTGGCATAACTGAAGTCACTGTCGTGCACATGATCGACCTACCATGTGCCATTTCTCGCAGGTGAGAACTTCCACTATTCCACGGTCTCCTTTCTGGATGGCGTAGTCATAGGCAGTTCGCAGTctctaaaatatcaaaaaagaGAGAAATTGGCGACATTGGATTCTGAAGACGCTGTAAACTTCCTGGAGAGAAGGAAGATAAGGCCTAACGAATTGTCTCTTGATTGGTTTAATCGTTGGATGAGAATGTGTTTTTCCTATAGAAAAGGTTTTAACTTGAGATTCAAAAAAGCATCCTAAGAAAAAGGACTTACAGCGTTATCTTCATAGATGCTGATCGAGCCCAGTGGAGAACGCCCTGGTCAGAGAACCGAGGAGTCAAGACTGAGATACGGAGGCTACAGCTCGATTCCTGACAGCAGCTCGGGCTGTCGTCGAACGCCAAGGACAGATTAACTCACCAAGAACCTTAAGAAAAACTAAATCAACTCACCCTTAAGAATTGGCATTTTCAAAAGCACTTGGACTAACCTTATTTCGAATCTTCGGATCCGCCCCAACACTCAGCAGCTTCCTGGCAGTATGAAGCGCCCTCTTCCCCGAGACATTTTTGACGAGGACATGCAGGGCCGTGTCCTCTTCAATGACCGTCTTGCCATTGACGTCGGCATTGTGACTGATGAACACGTCTATGAGTTCGTTTACATCATCTCCATCTCTCTGTACGACTAGATGTATCGGGAGAAGACCATTCTGAAAAGGGGTAAAGTCAGCATCCAATGAACGAGAGCTTCTTGTTTGGTAAATTAACTACCAGTAGTACGTAGCTAGATAGACTTATCTATTCGGTTTAAGGAGTTATCGAGAGAGGCCTGTTGCTGTAAAGCTTGAAGAACATTTTACTATGAAAGTCTGACGGCTCGTACCAAATGAAGCTTTAGAATCAtttattttgtgatattttgtctgCTTAGACTTCGACGACGCAATGCCGGCCTATCAATGATTTTGAAGCGCTCTGCTGCATCAAGTGGTTTTGTTGCTTTTGCATTCAAACGAATCGCTCAGAGTGATCATGCGGCGGGCATTCCGCGGAGCATGATCAAACGACGATCGTGTCATCCTCGTACTTGACATATACACACTAATTTATATTGGCGATTGGTCGCTTATTTCGCGGaaaaaagagacattttaagAAACCACCCACCTCGTTATGTCTGTGGACGGACCAAGGGTCAACAAGCAGTTGTTTTCGTATCTCTGGAGCAGTGGCGTCCTGAACAAGAGTATGGACCTCTTCCTAAAAGGGTTAAGAAATTATTTTAACCTTTGTCCGAAAGTACCGAAAAAGATAAGAATATTGTTTGACTGAAGGTACCATATAACGAATTAACGCGTAATTTTCATGTTGTCGTGATGCTTATATTGTTTTACGAATgtttgataatattttcatgTATTTCATTGATAAAGTTCAGACTATTCGAGGAACAACGGTTATCTTACCGCTTCATCATTTTCGTAGTCCCTGAATAACCCCAGCATGATCTATATGCGACCTCTAATGATTATACGTCAAAGGACTTCAAAGAAGCCAAACTAAACACGAATTCCTTATTTCTCCATAGCATCATCAGTTCTTGCCCTGTCTATGCACTAGTTCATGCCCTGTCATTTCTGTTCCAGATATTTCCTAAGTAAATCACGCCTATATACGACTATAACAAGAAAAACACAACGGATTCAGTGATCCCAGTATTCCTTGATGAATATCACATTATATCCATTGGTAAGCATTTGTTTACCACTACAAATGCGTTGACTGTACTGTGTTGAGTGAATTAGCCGCTGTGACGTCCACACACACACATCTTAATTTGAACTTTAACTGCCAAAGGAAAAACCAACCCTAATCACATGCTGTTAGGATATAATGCTAGACATGGTAGGGATAGCGTTATTGTATTAAATTCTTTGCAGGGCCTACTCACTCAGTAGAAACCTCCAAtttgaattatatacatgtgtatgtgtTGTTGTGAGGTCAAAGgatattaaacatgttaaaggcaaGCTCTACCAAACGAAATTTGTCAGAAACTTCCGTATCTAGCTCTCCCAAACATTCTTCTGTGGCGAACGTATCAATAAGTGAATATGAGCGCACCTAagacaaaatatgttcaatgcaAGTAAACTGTTAGTGTACACAATTCACATCAAGAAATGTATATGGAATTGTTCAGGCATTTCTTTCGTTTAACTACAAAATGGATATTGCTATTTAGGCTAATGGTCCATGGTTGCTACCCCGTGTGACACTTTCAATGGCCCATGTTTGCTACCCCGCGTCGTGTGACACTTTCAATTGACCACAAACAACTTGATAAACGACCAAAATAAAAGTTATACAAATTTGCATCTTGGAAGTGTTCGATTTTCGACCTGTTTGCGACCTAAACATGCTTAAATGGGAAGGCATGTTCTAAAAAAGCGACGTTTTATTtaataaataaaaacaaatagATAAATGACAAAACATCAACAACTAAATCTGCAATGTCTTTCAAACGGCAGTGTCTGCCGTTTCTAATTAAAAGGCATTGCATATAGATTTGTTGTGTATTAATGTTTTCACCACCTTTTAGGTTCCATCTTCATTTGAATCCCTCAAATTTATAATACATATCAGCCAGACTAATAGTTTTTAAATGATTTGTTTAATACTCTCGTTTTTAAAACTCTTAAAAGACATACCTTTTTAAAGAGGCTGTTAACAATTATATATGGTTTATACATTGTTGTTCAAAGTGTCTTTCTGAATTCTAATGTGATTTTCTATCTCTTGTAAAGCGCCACTGACAATTAATTCTTAAGTGGCGCTATAtacaatattttttatcattatataaTTATTCTTCCTTCGGTCTAAATGATTCTGTTTTTATCAATGAGTGGGGGAATTAGTTCAAACAACATGCATTCCTATTTCCCTTTTTTCCTGACAACAGTTACGAGCCTTATGGATTTACTCTCCTTAAATACCATTTTGATCCTCATTTTTTTATTAATAGAGTAAAGTCCTCATAGCCTTTACATAACTGTCTCAATAAACTAGCAAAATGATCTCGTGCGTTTTGAGATGGTTGTGGAGAGCTAATACTCTAATGGTGAACGAACATCAAAAGGAAAACGAAAAAACACCCCATGTGTTTAAAGAAATCGTTATGAAATACGTTAGCATTATAATTAGGTGATTAAAGATAGGTACAGTCCAATCTATGACTAGTAATGAAGATATGAAAATGCATATTAATAAGATAATTGTCTAGTACACAGAAGaatttgatttaaaaagttcaaaatattaagtacatgtaagttCACAAATGTTAAAACAAGACCATTGGGATTTTTATAtttagaaaaataaatatccgATACACTCACTACTCACTCGCTTTCCAACGTAATTGGAGTGAAATCTAACCGTGGCCTGGATATCAAAGGACGATAAGTTGAGATTTGTCGAGTTGAAGTTACTATAGGTGAAGGCATATTTTATGCCATCGAACTTTGTGGATGCCAAAGAACCACAAGAGCTTTTGAGCTCTCGAAAAACCTTTAATAGTTTTTCGGCAAACACAAATTACTATTCACCCCTTCGAGGTTTTTtcggcaaaataaaaaaaaaccttgGAGGTTTGAGAATCGCAAATTTTCATTGAACAGAAAAACCTCTTTAGAATTAAGATTGCAACTTACTGTAACAGCAGATTTAACTGGCAGTTCATCATCCGGAGTAAGAGAAGGCGCACCTTGCAGAATCTCCAAAGCCTCATGGTTCCCTCGATTTAGATTCTCATCAAATGCTGATCGTAAATCCTTGAAAAAAGGTTGCAGGACAGTTGTACAGTTACCCTAAGTTCAATCACCGCATTAATACCAGGCAAAGAGGGTTCGAGAAACTTTGCGATCTCGGAGAAGTGGGTGTAATATGAAAAGTATCTACACTTCACGACAATGAATAACCAAATCAAGGTATATATGTGTCCAAAATGCAATAATGGGAAGGTAGAAGATGAAATACACTTCCTCTGCCATTGCCCCGCCTATCTTACACAGCGGATGAAAATGTACCAATTGATATCAACAACATTTGAAGACTTTGAGGAACTTTCCGACAATGAGAAGATAACAATAATGTTGAACAACTCAAACGTATCAAAGTATGTGGCCAACTGTGGCATCAATGCGCTGGCAATTAGAAACTGTAAATAGAAGACTGTATAAAGTAAACTCTTGGTCCGATCATTATAGGCTAGCACCATGTAGATAACGTGTCTTGTAAGCTTAGATAAGGCTGGCTGCAATTAACagatgacactataataaacaaataTCCTATACTATACTAATTTTGATGTATATTAATAACATCATGGTTAAAATGATCAGTGGGATCAGTGTGCCAGTGTGTTTAGAGCGTTGGGCTTCtaatcaggaggtcgtaggttcgacCATCGGACGGTTCAGCAcaatttcatctttgtgtccttgagcgaaGCACTTAACCCTTCTAGCTACTCTCCACCATGCATgtgtaaatgggtaccaggcttgcaTCCGATCCaggggggagtaatactcctacgGCTACACGCTACGGAATCCTATAAGCTCCAGCCAGATGAGCCGTTCGCGGCTCAGGCAATAGCCCAGCCGACTTAAACTTGCTCGGTACATTCTTTTTGTGCTATGTTCGTACTAATTTGATATCGATTGGTTCAAGTCACTTACCCTATTTCTTTTAAATGGGTCAGCACCCCTGTTGACAAGCATCCTTACAGAAATGAGGGTATGTTGGGACTGTGGCTCTTTCGCGAGCAGGTGGAGCGCTGTTTCCTTCTCAGGTTGGGTGGGGAGATTGACGTCCGCGCCATATTTCAGCAGGATATCTGTAATGCTTTCAGGCTCTTGCCGGAAAACAGCGGCGTGAATTGGTGCCTGACCCTCCtgcaaaaaatgtattttatctGCTAATCTGTTGAATGATATACATCTTGCTACAAAATGGTAAAAACAACTATCCTGACAATTACTCAGAGACGGCCGGTTTGGAACAGAAAGTGACCATATCTCATTATTCCCCAGCACGGAATTCGGTAAGCACTTTCCTTCACACAATTAACAAATTCATTGACGCCATACTATTGATGAAAAAGTTATGAAGGATTTATCTGCCAGTCGGCACTTAAACTCTCCATCAATAATCGGTATCTTCCGACTCGCACTTTCCTTACACATCTTGGAAATGAAGAAATCTGTGAAGTGTTATTTTGCTTACCGATACGCACACGTTGATCAAGTGTGTCTTGTTGTCCAAGATGTCTCGAACCACTCTATACGGGCCCTCGAGACAAGCCTTATATAATACATCCTGCAACAGGTCGTTCAACTTTATTGGCCCTGTCTAGGCATTAATAACATTACGTAACAGTTACAACAAGGCAAACATTT
Protein-coding regions in this window:
- the LOC135491375 gene encoding poly [ADP-ribose] polymerase tankyrase-2-like isoform X4: MLGLFRDYENDEAEEVHTLVQDATAPEIRKQLLVDPWSVHRHNENGLLPIHLVVQRDGDDVNELIDVFISHNADVNGKTVIEEDTALHVLVKNVSGKRALHTARKLLSVGADPKIRNKRLRTAYDYAIQKGDRGIVEVLTCEKWHMDPMALITAVTRGTVDDIRKVIRLGGDVNMKTEIGQAPIHYVITHRHKHDKGAVLDLLIEHNANINSQNMDKDTAMHLAIKDLPNDNELYLLVEYLLGEGCDATIPNKMRKEAVDIAMEKGYRDIVHLLEGRGIGDVKADLFNNVNAGDFKGTRDILDQDRSAAVMFNESEPETEALEPELADIEEEEEEDVDIEDKEEEFLFEKNGLNPLHVVAMQEPNPSQLNMIDTLIEGGANVDCQTLKNNDTPLHLAAKHDNADVIKRLLQYGADVDRRNQKGKTPYEEAADREHVSAMEAFEAHYEAKELERTGRSKEGQPKDDKNNNKKSESCTIL
- the LOC135491375 gene encoding poly [ADP-ribose] polymerase tankyrase-2-like isoform X1 gives rise to the protein MLEGEEEDVLYKACLEGPYRVVRDILDNKTHLINVCVSEGQAPIHAAVFRQEPESITDILLKYGADVNLPTQPEKETALHLLAKEPQSQHTLISVRMLVNRGADPFKRNRDLRSAFDENLNRGNHEALEILQGAPSLTPDDELPVKSAVTEEVHTLVQDATAPEIRKQLLVDPWSVHRHNENGLLPIHLVVQRDGDDVNELIDVFISHNADVNGKTVIEEDTALHVLVKNVSGKRALHTARKLLSVGADPKIRNKRLRTAYDYAIQKGDRGIVEVLTCEKWHMDPMALITAVTRGTVDDIRKVIRLGGDVNMKTEIGQAPIHYVITHRHKHDKGAVLDLLIEHNANINSQNMDKDTAMHLAIKDLPNDNELYLLVEYLLGEGCDATIPNKMRKEAVDIAMEKGYRDIVHLLEGRGIGDVKADLFNNVNAGDFKGTRDILDQDRSAAVMFNESEPETEALEPELADIEEEEEEDVDIEDKEEEFLFEKNGLNPLHVVAMQEPNPSQLNMIDTLIEGGANVDCQTLKNNDTPLHLAAKHDNADVIKRLLQYGADVDRRNQKGKTPYEEAADREHVSAMEAFEAHYEAKELERTGRSKEGQPKDDKNNNKKSESCTIL
- the LOC135491375 gene encoding poly [ADP-ribose] polymerase tankyrase-2-like isoform X2; the encoded protein is MLEGEEEDVLYKACLEGPYRVVRDILDNKTHLINVCVSEGQAPIHAAVFRQEPESITDILLKYGADVNLPTQPEKETALHLLAKEPQSQHTLISVRMLVNRGADPFKRNRDLRSAFDENLNRGNHEALEILQGAPSLTPDDELPVKSAVTEEVHTLVQDATAPEIRKQLLVDPWSVHRHNENGLLPIHLVVQRDGDDVNELIDVFISHNADVNGKTVIEEDTALHVLVKNVSGKRALHTARKLLSVGADPKIRNKRLRTAYDYAIQKGDRGIVEVLTCEKWHMDPMALITAVTRGTVDDIRKVIRLGGDVNMKTEIGQAPIHYVITHRHKHDKGAVLDLLIEHNANINSQNMDKDTAMHLAIKDLPNDNELYLLVEYLLGEGCDATIPNKMRKEAVDIAMEKGYRDIVHLLEGRGIGDVKADLFNNVNAGDFKGTRDILDQDRSAAVMFNENGLNPLHVVAMQEPNPSQLNMIDTLIEGGANVDCQTLKNNDTPLHLAAKHDNADVIKRLLQYGADVDRRNQKGKTPYEEAADREHVSAMEAFEAHYEAKELERTGRSKEGQPKDDKNNNKKSESCTIL
- the LOC135491375 gene encoding alpha-latrocrustotoxin-Lt1a-like isoform X3 — its product is MLEGEEEDVLYKACLEGPYRVVRDILDNKTHLINVCVSEGQAPIHAAVFRQEPESITDILLKYGADVNLPTQPEKETALHLLAKEPQSQHTLISVRMLVNRGADPFKRNRDLRSAFDENLNRGNHEALEILQGAPSLTPDDELPVKSAVTEEVHTLVQDATAPEIRKQLLVDPWSVHRHNENGLLPIHLVVQRDGDDVNELIDVFISHNADVNGKTVIEEDTALHVLVKNVSGKRALHTARKLLSVGADPKIRNKRLRTAYDYAIQKGDRGIVEVLTCEKWHMDPMALITAVTRGTVDDIRKVIRLGGDVNMKTEIGQAPIHYVITHRHKHDKGAVLDLLIEHNANINSQNMDKDTAMHLAIKDLPNDNELYLLVEYLLGEGCDATIPNKMRKEAVDIAMEKGYRDIVHLLEGRGIGDVKADLFNNVNAGDFKGTRDILDQDRSAAVMFNESEPETEALEPELADIEEEEEEDVDIEDKEEEFLFEKPDFDNLPAPDDEEGMHHHPPPMGATGGEEEDEVGLTTRIIVFVLLSENLSIVF